A single region of the Lycium barbarum isolate Lr01 chromosome 2, ASM1917538v2, whole genome shotgun sequence genome encodes:
- the LOC132626601 gene encoding large ribosomal subunit protein bL34c yields MACLSMVCSGIRNHAPSASLSLHSGSSRMTTLKMGGSSGRPGLLHCSFVPSSALSTSSASISFSGSSFGFGFNSSIGVSTPKRRGLVVRAKKYALCQTKRNRSRKSLARTHGFRKRMSTTSGRAVIQRRRAKGRWDLCPKSSPRTGKRA; encoded by the exons ATGGCGTGTTTGTCAATGGTCTGTTCAGGAATACGAAACCATGCCCCATCTGCATCGCTTTCTCTACATAGTGGTTCTTCAAGAATGACAACTTTGAAAATGGGTGGTTCAAGCGGTCGTCCAGGGTTGCTTCACTGCTCTTTTGTTCCTTCCTCTGCACTCTCCACCTCATCTGCTTCTATTTCCTTCTCTG GTTCATCATTTGGGTTTGGCTTCAATTCCAGCATTGGAGTGAGCACCCCTAAAAGGCGTGGCCTGGTGGTGAGGGCAAAGAAGTATGCTCTTTGTCAGACTAAGAGGAATAGATCAAGGAAGTCGTTGGCTCGAACACATGGTTTTCGCAAGCGTATGAGCACCACCAGCGGCAGAGCAGTTATTCAGCGCAGACGTGCAAAGGGCCGATGGGATCTCTGCCCAAAGTCTTCACCTAGAACTGGGAAACGAGCTTGA